A genome region from Methanobacterium subterraneum includes the following:
- a CDS encoding ATP-binding protein encodes MAWFAGYPREKIEWYPTIDPEKCVECGMCMNCGQKVYKWTEDGPVVNQPYKCTVGCTTCATLCRGNAISFPDKKALRQLYQKERIWTKVKKELTEEGRLKVED; translated from the coding sequence ATGGCATGGTTTGCTGGATATCCAAGAGAAAAAATTGAATGGTACCCTACCATTGACCCTGAAAAATGTGTTGAATGTGGAATGTGCATGAACTGCGGACAAAAAGTCTACAAATGGACTGAAGATGGTCCTGTTGTGAATCAACCATACAAATGTACTGTTGGCTGCACAACTTGTGCAACTCTCTGTCGGGGGAATGCAATTTCATTCCCAGACAAAAAAGCACTTCGCCAACTTTACCAAAAAGAAAGAATCTGGACAAAAGTCAAAAAAGAACTCACAGAAGAAGGTAGGTTAAAAGTGGAAGATTAA
- a CDS encoding NAD(P)/FAD-dependent oxidoreductase, protein MGAGPAGLTAGIYVGREGLKTKILEKGVIGGNANNAPLVANFPGFQSITGIEFLKKTAEQAKMYTNIVEYEEITKIHKTDGKLLLTTNKGEYSAKALIICSGTTYRKLGIKDEGKFIGRGISYCSICDGMFFKGKEVLVVGGGNSAAEHALHLKDLGCNVKIVHRRNTLRAQKYLQDKIHAKGIPIIWNSIVTELKGNNLLKSVVIRNTKTEIDKEVEVAGIYIAVGETPNSELAASMGVDLDELGYITTDKNQRTDIPQVYVAGDVTGGVQQIVVACGEGAVAAVNAYQNLP, encoded by the coding sequence ATGGGAGCTGGACCGGCAGGCCTCACAGCAGGCATATATGTAGGTAGAGAGGGATTGAAAACAAAAATTCTAGAAAAAGGTGTTATTGGTGGAAATGCCAACAATGCACCACTTGTTGCCAACTTTCCAGGTTTTCAATCTATAACCGGCATAGAATTTTTAAAAAAAACAGCTGAACAAGCAAAAATGTATACAAACATCGTTGAATATGAGGAAATAACAAAAATCCATAAAACTGATGGCAAACTATTATTAACCACAAATAAAGGGGAATACTCTGCCAAAGCTTTGATTATATGTTCTGGAACTACTTATCGAAAATTAGGAATAAAGGATGAAGGGAAGTTCATAGGTAGGGGAATATCATACTGCTCAATATGTGATGGAATGTTCTTCAAAGGAAAAGAGGTTCTAGTTGTTGGCGGAGGAAACTCCGCAGCAGAACACGCACTACACCTCAAAGATCTAGGATGCAACGTTAAAATCGTGCACAGAAGAAACACATTAAGGGCCCAAAAATACTTACAGGATAAAATACATGCTAAAGGAATACCCATCATATGGAACTCTATTGTAACGGAATTAAAGGGAAACAATTTATTAAAAAGTGTAGTAATTCGCAACACAAAAACAGAAATTGATAAAGAAGTTGAGGTAGCTGGCATCTACATAGCAGTCGGAGAAACCCCCAACAGTGAGCTTGCAGCTAGTATGGGGGTAGACTTAGATGAACTCGGCTACATCACCACCGATAAAAACCAAAGAACAGATATCCCCCAAGTATACGTAGCTGGAGATGTCACCGGCGGAGTGCAACAAATTGTAGTGGCTTGTGGAGAAGGAGCAGTAGCAGCTGTAAACGCTTATCAAAACTTACCCTGA
- a CDS encoding MTH895/ArsE family thioredoxin-like protein — MKVQVYGTGCAKCQALEKTAKKAIDELGENVEVEKIEEMEKILEAGLLSVPGFAVEEDMKSMGRVPSVEEITKWIKAKL, encoded by the coding sequence ATGAAAGTTCAGGTTTATGGCACTGGTTGTGCCAAGTGCCAGGCACTGGAAAAAACAGCAAAAAAAGCAATTGATGAGTTGGGAGAGAATGTGGAAGTTGAGAAAATAGAGGAAATGGAAAAAATCCTAGAAGCAGGATTACTTTCAGTTCCTGGATTTGCGGTGGAAGAGGATATGAAATCTATGGGACGTGTTCCCTCTGTTGAAGAAATAACAAAATGGATTAAAGCTAAATTGTAA
- a CDS encoding transposase, which yields MKHCLNYSKEDPNYILLEKIFKIIGSRKSRTIIASKGVKNTNMMIKSIKILFTAMFFNTTIEFVVSELERDKKLQKFFQINEVPSALQISEFISRFQPDTFVKITNSILMQTKPIKRRGKRTFIVDATPVDLDYNTKRKHRSKKYLKKQNLKWSYASSYGYYIGFKATIVIEHESAMPVAILIHSGAPHDTKIFNEIMENLRKRRIIRKKDTIIFDRGYYKYENYQIGISKYKIVPLIFPKEKFKLQKLKDKLTYPLRVFKNKKTEIKAKKLYKTLTKILIQKIMNWKRYKPIRGKIEDFFKLCKSGLNLKKIHKYTPKSAEKTTILIVFLAGLITTLGYNSKTALQKLSET from the coding sequence ATGAAGCATTGTTTAAATTACAGTAAAGAAGACCCAAACTATATCTTGTTAGAGAAAATATTTAAAATTATCGGTTCTCGAAAATCACGAACAATAATCGCTTCTAAAGGTGTTAAAAACACCAATATGATGATTAAATCAATCAAAATTTTATTCACAGCCATGTTTTTTAATACAACAATAGAATTCGTTGTTTCTGAGCTTGAAAGAGATAAAAAGTTGCAAAAATTCTTCCAAATAAATGAAGTGCCCAGCGCACTTCAAATTTCAGAATTCATATCAAGATTTCAACCAGATACATTCGTTAAAATCACAAACAGCATATTAATGCAAACTAAACCAATTAAAAGACGCGGAAAACGAACATTTATTGTCGATGCCACACCTGTAGATTTAGATTACAATACTAAACGTAAACATCGCTCCAAAAAATACTTAAAAAAACAAAATCTAAAATGGAGCTACGCATCATCCTACGGATATTACATAGGATTTAAAGCCACCATAGTCATAGAACACGAATCTGCAATGCCCGTTGCCATTTTAATCCACAGCGGAGCACCACACGACACCAAAATCTTCAACGAAATAATGGAAAACCTCCGTAAAAGGCGAATAATCCGAAAAAAAGACACAATAATATTCGACAGAGGATATTACAAATACGAAAACTACCAAATCGGCATATCCAAATACAAAATCGTTCCTTTAATTTTCCCAAAAGAAAAATTCAAACTACAAAAACTCAAAGACAAATTAACCTATCCATTACGCGTATTCAAAAATAAAAAGACTGAAATCAAAGCTAAAAAACTATACAAAACATTAACCAAGATATTAATCCAAAAAATCATGAATTGGAAACGATACAAACCTATACGTGGAAAAATAGAGGATTTCTTCAAATTATGCAAATCAGGACTTAACTTGAAAAAAATACACAAATATACACCAAAATCAGCTGAAAAAACCACCATATTAATTGTATTTTTAGCAGGACTAATCACAACACTAGGCTACAACTCCAAAACAGCCCTACAAAAGCTTTCAGAAACATAA
- a CDS encoding aromatic aminobenezylarsenical efflux permease ArsG family transporter, protein MNFVESMATDSFPLLAAFFIGLMTAISPCPLATNITAIAYISKKIEGGKKTLITGFFYTLGRMFIYVSLASLIVYVGLNIQSVALFLQKYGEKILGPFLIIVGILLLNVIKFNFFRGNKKINEIQVRLSEKGYVGAFLLGALFALAFCPLSAVLFFGILIPLAMKFSDGILIPSVFAIATGLPVIIFSIILTFSIGKLGQLMNKVQIFEKWMRYIVATLFILTGFYYIFIVWI, encoded by the coding sequence ATGAATTTTGTTGAATCAATGGCCACTGATAGTTTCCCACTTTTAGCCGCGTTTTTCATTGGTTTAATGACTGCAATAAGTCCTTGCCCATTAGCTACCAATATTACCGCTATTGCTTATATTTCTAAAAAAATTGAAGGTGGGAAAAAAACTTTAATCACTGGATTTTTTTACACACTTGGAAGAATGTTCATATATGTTTCATTGGCCTCATTGATTGTATATGTGGGGCTAAATATACAATCTGTGGCATTATTCTTACAAAAATATGGTGAAAAAATTTTAGGTCCTTTTTTAATTATTGTGGGGATATTGCTGTTAAATGTAATTAAATTCAATTTTTTCCGTGGCAACAAAAAGATAAATGAAATCCAAGTAAGATTATCTGAAAAAGGATATGTAGGGGCTTTTTTATTAGGGGCACTATTTGCTCTTGCATTTTGTCCCCTCAGTGCTGTGTTATTTTTTGGAATTTTAATTCCCCTAGCCATGAAATTTTCGGATGGTATTTTAATACCTTCGGTTTTCGCAATTGCAACAGGATTGCCAGTTATAATCTTTTCAATTATACTAACATTCAGCATTGGCAAGTTAGGGCAATTAATGAATAAAGTACAGATTTTTGAAAAATGGATGAGGTATATTGTGGCAACGCTCTTTATTTTAACTGGATTTTATTATATTTTTATTGTTTGGATTTAG
- a CDS encoding nitrophenyl compound nitroreductase subunit ArsF family protein, which produces MNKNHIYISIVAIIALLLIFFIPRYLSVSNTPEDITSTNVSTETVKNIEVIHFHGTAQCDSCIRVGDLAEETINENFENEIKSGKITFKHINAELPENAAIVEEYGVKSASLWLGINSTSRFRTEEIVQVWYKTDNPSEYKSYLTELLKKRLNGETK; this is translated from the coding sequence ATGAATAAAAATCATATTTATATATCAATCGTGGCCATAATTGCGCTATTATTGATTTTTTTTATTCCAAGATATCTTTCTGTCAGCAATACTCCAGAAGACATAACTAGCACTAATGTTTCTACTGAAACCGTGAAAAATATTGAAGTTATACATTTTCATGGGACAGCTCAGTGTGATTCGTGTATAAGAGTTGGTGACTTAGCAGAAGAAACAATTAATGAAAATTTTGAAAACGAGATTAAGTCAGGAAAGATTACTTTTAAACATATTAATGCGGAATTACCTGAAAATGCGGCAATTGTAGAAGAATATGGTGTTAAAAGTGCTTCTTTATGGCTTGGAATCAATTCCACATCAAGATTTCGCACTGAAGAAATTGTACAGGTGTGGTATAAAACAGACAATCCATCGGAATACAAGAGCTATCTAACTGAATTATTGAAAAAACGATTGAATGGGGAAACGAAGTAA
- a CDS encoding DUF166 domain-containing protein — protein MIKVAIATDGPYGDRAYDTIKKEFDTKFIELEQPTSMFIDDIEILEENVKQIEDANILITYTTHPDLTLELVERFADKVDWIIVAAWRGDGFKNQLESYDNVVCPYIMCELEENGNPIFDKFVSDIGKPKVVLKLDGNKLKDIVVLRSSPCGSTSFVSDFIKESYLGKKLDPENLPTEAGLKLQHYPCRAAKMRLFSDEECKKEMASGLHRDAFEEAIAFAHRTLENRDLKI, from the coding sequence ATGATTAAAGTTGCAATAGCCACTGACGGACCATACGGAGACCGAGCATACGATACCATAAAAAAAGAATTTGATACCAAATTTATAGAGCTTGAACAACCTACTTCCATGTTTATAGATGACATTGAAATACTTGAAGAAAATGTCAAACAGATTGAAGATGCTAATATCCTCATAACCTACACTACACATCCAGATCTCACGTTAGAACTGGTAGAAAGATTTGCAGATAAAGTTGATTGGATAATAGTGGCCGCATGGAGGGGTGATGGTTTTAAAAACCAGTTAGAATCATATGATAATGTTGTCTGCCCTTATATAATGTGTGAACTTGAAGAAAATGGTAACCCTATCTTTGATAAGTTTGTGTCAGATATAGGGAAACCCAAAGTTGTACTGAAATTAGATGGAAATAAACTTAAGGACATAGTGGTATTAAGATCATCCCCTTGCGGATCAACCTCTTTTGTATCTGATTTTATAAAAGAGAGTTATCTGGGTAAAAAATTAGACCCTGAAAATCTCCCAACAGAAGCCGGACTAAAATTACAACATTATCCATGTCGAGCAGCGAAAATGCGACTTTTCTCTGATGAAGAATGTAAAAAAGAGATGGCATCTGGGCTTCACAGAGACGCTTTTGAAGAGGCAATTGCCTTTGCCCACCGGACTTTGGAAAATCGTGACTTGAAAATATAA
- a CDS encoding arsenate reductase ArsC: MKTKASQSKEKVLFLCNQNSARSQMAEGLLKSIYGENFEVYSAGNNPSTVNPYAVKVLEEVGVDISDNRSKSLKEFEDFEFDYVVTVCGGEGEACPFFHGGKTYLHESFEDPVAVDGNDHEKTDAFRRIRDEIKEWINVTFYRGE, encoded by the coding sequence ATGAAAACAAAAGCATCCCAAAGCAAAGAAAAGGTTTTATTTCTATGCAATCAAAATTCAGCAAGGTCTCAAATGGCTGAAGGGCTTCTAAAATCGATATATGGTGAAAATTTTGAAGTTTATAGTGCAGGAAACAATCCAAGTACCGTAAATCCATATGCAGTTAAGGTATTAGAAGAAGTTGGTGTTGATATATCAGATAACCGTTCAAAAAGTCTCAAAGAATTTGAGGACTTTGAATTTGATTATGTGGTTACAGTATGCGGAGGAGAAGGTGAGGCATGTCCCTTTTTCCATGGAGGAAAAACTTATCTCCATGAATCATTTGAAGATCCGGTGGCAGTTGACGGAAATGACCATGAAAAAACTGATGCTTTCAGAAGAATTAGAGATGAAATTAAAGAATGGATCAACGTAACATTTTATAGAGGTGAGTAA
- a CDS encoding ArsR/SmtB family transcription factor: MKSCEVGTGEKPNEDQIKRLKKITSEIPDDDILLQNADTIKALADPTRLKILHLLKCGELCVCEIITAMEKPQPTVSHHLNILKKAGFLKWRKEGVWVHYSLSNPKITESLDELIKNR; the protein is encoded by the coding sequence ATGAAATCATGTGAAGTTGGCACTGGAGAAAAGCCCAATGAAGATCAGATTAAACGACTGAAAAAGATAACCTCCGAAATCCCAGATGATGATATATTACTTCAAAATGCAGACACCATAAAGGCTCTTGCAGATCCAACACGACTTAAAATACTCCACTTATTAAAATGTGGAGAATTATGTGTTTGTGAGATAATCACTGCAATGGAAAAACCACAACCAACAGTATCTCACCATTTGAACATCCTGAAAAAGGCCGGATTTTTAAAATGGCGTAAGGAAGGGGTTTGGGTACATTACAGCCTGTCCAATCCAAAAATCACTGAAAGTTTAGATGAACTAATTAAAAATAGATAG
- the tusB gene encoding sulfurtransferase complex subunit TusB, with amino-acid sequence MQIGFILTKSPSEQGFQTFMTFAQLHVSNDNISIYLVGNGVYSAAKNYKNPDLEGIFKNSKVYVYGNDLKARGIDGQIKDGINVFEQYDHLVRDVMGNFDQVISF; translated from the coding sequence ATGCAAATTGGCTTCATATTAACTAAAAGTCCTTCTGAACAGGGATTTCAAACATTTATGACTTTTGCACAATTACACGTAAGTAATGATAATATCTCCATCTATTTGGTGGGTAATGGAGTTTATAGTGCAGCTAAAAATTACAAAAATCCTGATTTAGAGGGTATTTTTAAAAATTCAAAGGTCTATGTGTATGGTAACGATCTTAAAGCCCGGGGAATTGATGGACAAATAAAAGATGGTATAAATGTGTTTGAACAGTATGATCATCTGGTCAGGGATGTTATGGGCAATTTTGACCAGGTGATAAGCTTTTAA
- a CDS encoding DsrE/DsrF/TusD sulfur relay family protein gives MDIPKENSQNNKTMVIVLLDGPYISQYVNIGCEMAEAALNLGYGVKIFLYMDGVHNLQKDQNPRDFQNISQLFQGLIENGCEIKACIRCAVSRGYHDQSQFWEGVEITSVYDLAEWMLGDSKVITLGG, from the coding sequence ATGGACATTCCAAAGGAAAATTCACAGAATAACAAAACAATGGTCATTGTGTTATTGGACGGCCCTTATATTTCACAATACGTAAATATTGGATGTGAAATGGCCGAAGCTGCTCTAAATCTAGGTTATGGTGTTAAAATATTTCTATACATGGATGGGGTGCATAATCTTCAAAAAGATCAAAATCCCCGTGATTTCCAGAATATTTCCCAGTTATTCCAGGGTTTGATAGAAAATGGCTGTGAAATTAAAGCCTGCATTAGATGTGCTGTTTCCAGAGGATACCATGACCAGTCCCAGTTTTGGGAGGGTGTGGAAATAACCAGTGTCTATGATCTTGCGGAGTGGATGCTGGGAGATAGTAAAGTTATAACCCTGGGAGGATAA
- a CDS encoding DsrE family protein, whose translation MNSALIIIDKAPYGHENALSGIYIAIASRDKGIQADILLMGEGVYAALKDQSSEKTIGYPSVGELSYSIFPEGNLFIHLASLTQRGIEYGDLVEIAELIDDKTLYNLSKSKNHIIKI comes from the coding sequence ATGAATTCCGCACTCATAATCATAGATAAAGCTCCATATGGGCATGAAAATGCACTGAGCGGGATCTATATTGCAATAGCCAGCCGGGATAAAGGAATCCAGGCTGATATATTACTAATGGGTGAGGGGGTCTATGCCGCACTTAAAGACCAATCCTCAGAAAAAACCATTGGATACCCTTCAGTGGGTGAATTGTCATATTCTATTTTCCCTGAGGGGAATTTATTCATACATTTGGCTTCTTTAACCCAGAGGGGAATCGAATATGGGGATTTAGTGGAAATAGCTGAATTAATTGATGATAAAACTCTTTACAATCTTTCAAAGTCAAAAAATCATATAATAAAAATTTAA
- a CDS encoding (Fe-S)-binding protein — translation MEMKELKFDIFKEGPLVKSVSITKIMPCMAEEGRVKLAMQLDSTLDQVMPTFASKFPPGKVNYIPHKKILTLNTHERVISFFPSGKIMMMNTRDPEEGIEIITGFMEKINQCYLESESGNGGEDLSEKLSKIGPLNLYNCLPQTNCEECGTATCMAFSMKLLSGDSTLKQCKPLLKAENSGKLNSLRELLGDQLMESLGWVGN, via the coding sequence ATGGAAATGAAAGAACTAAAATTTGATATTTTCAAAGAGGGGCCCCTGGTAAAAAGTGTTTCCATAACCAAGATAATGCCCTGCATGGCTGAAGAAGGAAGGGTTAAACTAGCAATGCAACTTGATTCAACACTTGATCAGGTAATGCCCACATTTGCAAGTAAATTCCCTCCGGGAAAGGTGAATTATATCCCCCACAAAAAAATCCTAACACTTAACACCCACGAAAGGGTTATATCATTTTTCCCATCCGGGAAAATCATGATGATGAACACCAGGGACCCGGAAGAAGGGATTGAAATAATAACCGGGTTTATGGAAAAAATAAACCAGTGCTACCTGGAAAGTGAGAGTGGAAATGGTGGCGAGGATCTATCAGAAAAACTATCAAAGATTGGACCATTAAACCTCTACAATTGCCTCCCCCAGACCAACTGCGAAGAATGCGGAACTGCCACCTGCATGGCATTTTCCATGAAACTACTCTCTGGAGACAGCACCCTGAAACAGTGCAAACCGCTCTTAAAGGCGGAAAACAGTGGAAAATTGAATTCATTGAGGGAACTCTTAGGAGATCAACTAATGGAAAGCCTGGGATGGGTAGGGAACTAG